Proteins encoded within one genomic window of Deltaproteobacteria bacterium:
- a CDS encoding glycosyltransferase family 1 protein — MRILIVTDAWTPQVNGVVRTLSSTIQELERMGHEVKVIEPGGFPSIPCPTYPEIRLALASPRQVHRMITMIRPDAVHVATEGPLGIAARIGCARAGIPFTTSFATRFPDYIHARFRIPPTFTFKLLRWFHSPSQAVMVATEALRLELEGQGMRNVVLWGRGVDTELFRPRTKAFLDAPRPILLYVGRVAVEKNITAFLDLPLKGTKYVVGDGPQLHKLKRSYPDVRFVGARHGEELARYYAAADVLVMPSLTETFGLVMLEALASGVPVAAYPAQGPKAVLGDSGAGCLDNDLARAVEQAITIPPERCREHAKRYSWEAVTRRFIANLAPVGPRQAASAIF, encoded by the coding sequence GTGCGCATCCTTATCGTCACCGACGCGTGGACCCCGCAGGTGAACGGCGTTGTGAGGACCCTCTCTTCCACCATCCAAGAGCTTGAACGCATGGGGCATGAGGTCAAGGTCATTGAACCCGGAGGGTTTCCCAGCATTCCCTGCCCCACGTACCCCGAGATCCGGCTCGCCCTCGCCTCGCCCCGGCAGGTCCATCGGATGATAACCATGATTCGGCCTGACGCCGTCCACGTAGCCACGGAAGGCCCGCTGGGCATTGCAGCCCGCATAGGGTGCGCACGGGCCGGCATCCCTTTCACTACCTCTTTTGCGACCCGATTCCCGGACTACATCCATGCCCGGTTCAGGATCCCGCCCACCTTCACGTTCAAGCTCCTGCGCTGGTTCCACTCCCCTTCCCAAGCGGTCATGGTGGCGACTGAGGCCCTTCGCCTGGAGCTCGAGGGTCAAGGCATGCGAAACGTCGTCCTTTGGGGCCGAGGGGTGGACACGGAACTCTTCCGCCCGAGGACCAAGGCCTTTCTGGATGCCCCGCGCCCCATCCTACTCTACGTGGGCAGGGTCGCCGTAGAAAAGAACATCACCGCGTTTCTCGACCTTCCGTTAAAGGGCACGAAATACGTGGTGGGAGACGGACCGCAGCTTCACAAGCTCAAAAGGTCATACCCGGATGTCCGGTTCGTGGGAGCGCGGCACGGAGAGGAGCTCGCGCGATACTACGCAGCGGCAGACGTCTTGGTAATGCCGAGCCTGACCGAGACCTTTGGGCTCGTCATGCTCGAGGCCCTCGCTTCTGGGGTCCCGGTGGCGGCCTACCCGGCCCAGGGCCCAAAGGCCGTATTGGGGGACTCGGGGGCCGGATGCCTGGACAATGACCTTGCCCGCGCAGTAGAGCAGGCCATCACCATTCCACCAGAGCGATGCCGCGAACATGCCAAGCGCTATTCCTGGGAGGCGGTCACCCGGAGATTCATTGCAAACCTGGCCCCGGTAGGACCCAGGCAAGCGGCATCGGCTATTTTCTGA
- a CDS encoding YdbL family protein, with translation MFLAIGVWVTPAIVYALDLEQAKAQGLVGEQPDGYLGVVKATPEVVALVADINKKRRAAYEDIARKNGITVEQVAVLAGEKAIARTAQGSFIRTPDGRWIRK, from the coding sequence ATGTTTCTCGCCATTGGTGTCTGGGTGACCCCTGCCATTGTTTACGCCCTTGATCTGGAACAGGCCAAGGCCCAAGGTCTGGTGGGAGAGCAGCCAGACGGCTACCTCGGAGTGGTAAAGGCCACGCCTGAGGTAGTGGCGCTCGTCGCTGACATCAACAAGAAGCGACGCGCTGCTTATGAGGACATCGCCCGCAAAAACGGCATCACTGTTGAGCAGGTGGCGGTGCTTGCGGGAGAGAAGGCCATCGCGCGCACTGCGCAAGGGAGCTTCATTCGGACACCTGACGGCAGGTGGATCAGAAAATAG
- a CDS encoding YnbE family lipoprotein: MIYCALLAAVLVAITSCSPRVALEAPKEPITINLNVKIDHEIRLKVDKELDTLFKEQGDLF, translated from the coding sequence ATGATATATTGTGCCCTGCTTGCCGCCGTCCTGGTGGCCATCACCAGTTGTTCGCCCAGGGTGGCCCTGGAGGCGCCCAAAGAGCCGATCACCATCAATCTGAATGTCAAGATCGACCACGAGATCCGCCTCAAGGTGGATAAGGAACTCGATACGTTGTTCAAGGAGCAAGGCGACCTCTTTTAG
- a CDS encoding YdbH domain-containing protein has protein sequence MEGDRVLVRAEGLRLTGLYPLRWELKALEGRSSPSGGDVDWGKVLDRLSYLPPMDVSIGQLFLPSVPPLAINIHQGGGRWGLHAEQQGGRLDAQMDLEGGGWQVDGVFSLAEVHAHMSGQAVFTGSGRFHRDGWTGRMALALRGAGRVEGGAAADADMEMDLDAGGWRVRGALVSPVGFAGGWTVRAGHVFAASKTFDAVEEIRVDLAAEGPKGRLDIEARWEGEVGLGAGSLVVRKAGTANLSAIGPDSALVLELPASGLLGPDRHGTAGLKGHVHGRPFDGTLTFQREAAAWSGVLHAQGGLWPFAKGGGISLHLPWRLEGESMVFSTGGRIALEEGLIGNILVRPVNMRPLTEVHLGTDGLKGRLELNASGVLSPRWILPSVKGELKLDGMKGDMALYVPMWGTRAQVSARLDGPEPRGAFNLQSPVVTGMAQGLNIIARSGSLGAEGTWKLGASCEVAVDFRLEDGSFDMGGISIQGVFLAGRMDFSQGRLRLTGTRPFSISRVGLGRDITDIAGSWSYVDGRWELNGLRASALGGTFSGARLTYPARDFETIEAADIDLSQFAFLQERPVVELAGRLEGEVPVRVDAQGVAVRKAWFRNKGPLTLRIPPGTGAWEMAEANAALRVALDTLSTLHVESLEARMDMPPDGWVDARFTVKGYNPSRGNIPVVLNYTHRENLFDLLRCLRMGQEVTEGVLRRTKP, from the coding sequence ATGGAGGGCGATCGCGTCCTTGTTCGAGCAGAAGGGCTTCGGCTCACGGGTCTCTATCCACTTCGCTGGGAACTGAAGGCCCTGGAAGGGCGTTCCAGTCCGAGTGGGGGCGATGTGGATTGGGGAAAGGTCCTTGATCGACTCTCGTATCTTCCTCCCATGGACGTCTCCATAGGGCAATTATTCCTGCCCTCCGTGCCGCCGCTCGCAATAAATATCCATCAGGGAGGAGGGAGGTGGGGTCTTCATGCAGAGCAGCAGGGAGGGCGTCTGGATGCCCAGATGGATCTTGAAGGCGGAGGGTGGCAGGTGGATGGTGTCTTTTCCCTTGCTGAGGTGCATGCACACATGTCGGGGCAAGCCGTGTTTACAGGGAGCGGGCGGTTCCATCGCGATGGGTGGACCGGGCGCATGGCCCTCGCGCTTCGGGGTGCCGGAAGGGTCGAAGGAGGGGCTGCGGCAGATGCGGATATGGAGATGGACCTGGATGCAGGAGGCTGGCGGGTACGTGGTGCATTGGTCTCTCCAGTGGGGTTTGCCGGAGGCTGGACGGTCCGGGCCGGACACGTATTTGCGGCCTCTAAGACATTCGATGCCGTAGAGGAGATACGGGTCGATCTGGCGGCTGAAGGTCCGAAGGGCCGGCTCGACATCGAGGCCAGGTGGGAAGGCGAGGTGGGCCTTGGCGCAGGTTCCTTGGTGGTTCGGAAGGCCGGGACGGCCAACCTTTCCGCAATCGGACCGGATTCGGCCCTTGTACTCGAGCTTCCGGCCTCGGGCCTGCTCGGGCCGGACCGGCACGGTACGGCAGGGCTCAAAGGCCATGTGCACGGACGGCCGTTTGACGGCACCCTCACCTTTCAGCGGGAAGCAGCCGCCTGGAGCGGCGTACTTCATGCGCAAGGCGGTCTCTGGCCATTCGCGAAGGGCGGCGGGATCTCCCTTCATCTGCCGTGGCGTCTGGAAGGTGAATCCATGGTCTTTTCCACCGGAGGACGGATTGCATTGGAGGAGGGGCTCATCGGCAATATCCTGGTCCGTCCGGTGAACATGCGGCCTCTCACCGAGGTGCACCTCGGAACGGATGGTCTCAAGGGGCGTCTTGAGCTCAACGCCTCGGGCGTCTTGTCCCCGCGATGGATCCTGCCATCAGTAAAAGGGGAGCTGAAACTTGACGGAATGAAGGGGGACATGGCCCTCTATGTCCCTATGTGGGGGACGCGCGCGCAGGTTTCAGCCCGCCTCGACGGCCCTGAGCCCAGGGGAGCATTCAATCTCCAGTCCCCAGTAGTCACAGGCATGGCCCAGGGGCTGAATATCATCGCGCGGTCCGGGTCGCTGGGTGCAGAGGGCACGTGGAAGTTGGGCGCATCATGTGAGGTTGCGGTCGATTTTCGGCTTGAGGACGGCTCTTTCGACATGGGTGGAATCAGCATCCAAGGCGTTTTCCTGGCGGGTCGAATGGATTTTTCACAGGGAAGACTTCGGCTGACAGGAACCCGGCCTTTTTCCATAAGTCGCGTGGGGCTTGGCAGGGACATCACCGACATAGCGGGCAGCTGGAGCTATGTGGATGGTCGATGGGAATTGAACGGGCTGAGAGCGAGTGCCCTGGGCGGGACGTTTTCCGGGGCCCGTCTGACCTATCCGGCAAGGGATTTCGAGACGATTGAGGCCGCTGACATCGATCTATCCCAGTTTGCTTTCCTTCAGGAACGGCCCGTGGTGGAGCTTGCCGGCCGTCTCGAAGGAGAGGTGCCGGTCCGGGTGGATGCGCAGGGGGTGGCCGTCAGAAAGGCCTGGTTTCGAAACAAAGGTCCGCTGACCTTGCGCATCCCCCCGGGGACGGGTGCGTGGGAAATGGCCGAAGCCAACGCGGCCCTGAGGGTCGCCCTTGACACCTTGAGCACCCTCCATGTCGAATCACTCGAGGCCCGGATGGACATGCCGCCCGACGGTTGGGTCGATGCACGATTCACCGTCAAGGGTTACAATCCATCTCGGGGAAATATCCCCGTGGTCCTTAACTACACACATCGGGAAAACCTTTTTGATCTTTTGCGCTGTCTGCGCATGGGCCAGGAGGTTACTGAAGGTGTGTTGCGGCGTACAAAACCTTGA
- a CDS encoding AarF/ABC1/UbiB kinase family protein, translating into MPRRWNPFRVWRVLRLLVTVFLLIRRKKSLFFLRPLAPVPFREEILSLGVSFIKLAQVLATRADFFTEDYLCELRKVHDELPAMDERALKASMKAAFGKTPPFRSFEETPIASATIGQVHRAFLADGTEVAVKLRRWGVERLIQDDISILSAILYVLRPFLSNQTRNSIDAVISEFSAMIVREADLQIELENLKKFRKEYQCEGIAFPGFYEEYSNSHVLVMTFEQGVRIDDREAVERLGISGEEIVRRLVLFYTEQMLIRGFFHSDPHPGNILVREDGTLVFLDFGMVKRISSGTRIAMIEMAKSAHERDYERYIAACKRLGVVSASAPDAVMYEFSERMFDIFSSEHLTSASMQELAFEVLASMRIFPFKLPPEVVYVTRASSLVEGLGTVYKENFNGVKDILPILVKNLPRALGAETSLVHAALQEAMDLPLTVHRAKTLLANLSDGNQYIRISPETLEIVSDWVRASLRPLVSGILIIMCAFFLLALGIPYAKAWASALFVLGSIRLLSAIR; encoded by the coding sequence ATGCCCCGGCGCTGGAACCCTTTTCGGGTCTGGAGGGTCCTTCGCCTCCTTGTCACGGTCTTTCTCCTTATACGCAGGAAAAAGAGCCTCTTTTTCCTGCGTCCCCTTGCCCCTGTACCCTTTAGGGAGGAGATACTTTCCCTGGGGGTGAGCTTTATCAAGCTTGCCCAGGTCCTTGCCACCCGCGCAGATTTTTTTACCGAGGACTACCTTTGTGAGCTCCGGAAGGTCCATGACGAGCTCCCAGCCATGGACGAGCGGGCCCTGAAGGCCTCCATGAAGGCTGCGTTCGGCAAGACCCCGCCCTTTAGGTCCTTTGAAGAAACGCCCATAGCAAGCGCCACCATCGGCCAGGTCCATCGGGCCTTTCTTGCAGACGGCACCGAGGTCGCTGTAAAGCTTCGGCGTTGGGGGGTGGAAAGGCTCATCCAGGATGACATCTCCATACTCTCAGCCATCCTTTACGTCTTGCGTCCCTTTCTCTCCAACCAGACGCGAAACTCCATCGACGCGGTCATCTCCGAGTTCTCAGCCATGATCGTCCGTGAGGCGGATCTCCAGATAGAACTCGAGAATCTCAAAAAATTTCGCAAAGAATATCAATGTGAGGGAATCGCCTTTCCCGGCTTTTATGAAGAGTACTCCAACTCCCATGTCCTCGTCATGACCTTTGAGCAGGGAGTGAGGATAGATGACAGGGAGGCCGTGGAACGCCTTGGGATTTCGGGGGAGGAGATCGTCCGGCGCCTCGTACTGTTCTATACGGAGCAGATGCTCATACGAGGTTTTTTCCACTCTGATCCCCATCCCGGAAACATCCTCGTCCGCGAGGACGGGACCCTGGTCTTCCTCGATTTCGGCATGGTGAAGAGGATCTCGAGCGGGACGCGTATCGCCATGATCGAGATGGCAAAATCCGCCCACGAACGGGACTATGAGCGCTATATCGCCGCCTGCAAGAGGCTCGGCGTGGTCTCGGCCTCTGCCCCGGATGCGGTCATGTACGAGTTTTCCGAACGCATGTTCGACATCTTTTCGAGCGAGCACCTTACCTCTGCATCCATGCAGGAGCTCGCCTTCGAGGTCCTCGCATCCATGCGGATCTTTCCATTCAAGCTCCCCCCTGAGGTGGTCTATGTGACCCGGGCAAGCTCCCTGGTAGAGGGACTCGGAACCGTCTATAAAGAAAATTTCAACGGGGTGAAGGACATCCTCCCTATCCTTGTGAAGAATCTTCCAAGGGCGCTTGGGGCTGAGACCAGCCTCGTACATGCCGCACTCCAAGAGGCCATGGACCTTCCCCTGACGGTCCACCGAGCAAAGACCCTTCTAGCGAATCTGAGCGATGGTAATCAATATATTCGGATCTCCCCCGAGACCCTGGAGATCGTCTCGGACTGGGTGAGGGCATCTCTCCGGCCCCTGGTGTCCGGGATCCTTATCATCATGTGCGCCTTTTTCCTCCTCGCCCTCGGGATACCGTACGCAAAGGCGTGGGCATCGGCACTCTTTGTTCTGGGATCGATCCGGCTGCTTTCGGCCATCCGGTGA
- a CDS encoding ABC transporter ATP-binding protein/permease has protein sequence MKRELTYRAVQEAFSARRPDQKVWILARPYAPRLIAAVMMSLVISGLNGAIAWLIKPAMDLVFIERRHEFLIYLPTGAFALYALRGGADAVQSYLMQTAAFKMVRDLRNVLFTTILDMPASEIARRRSGDFVSRIINDITIFSRILSDSSKTILVQVPSMIVLTGVAIYRRWDLALLSFTLLPFIALITRFLSKYARRKRREVQGVLSVLTHRIQEAVTGIKVVKIFGMQGVKSHQFQRENLIHYRKSARLVRLKEMSQYASEILAGIAVALILGYGGRLVIAGEITSGDFFSILTAIIMAFTPMKKLGSSYTALVEALGVLDRIEEFFAIPIEPSDGKRVPKLVDGIRFDRVSFHYPGHIEDVLREVTFTIPRGRITAIVGQSGAGKSTLADLIPRFLDPTSGQITWNGISLSDLDLLELRRSIAVVSQDIILFSDTVRENISAGRPEATFEEIERAARAAQAHDFIQKLPDGYDTVLTERGLNLSGGQRQRIAIARAILKDPELLILDEATSALDTVSEKAVQEALSRATTNRTTLVIAHRLSTIVEADQIVVMDRGRIIATGTHEELLERDPIYREMYATWKDREETRVSIAS, from the coding sequence GTGAAACGTGAATTGACCTATCGGGCCGTCCAGGAGGCATTTTCCGCCAGGCGCCCGGACCAAAAAGTCTGGATCCTCGCCCGCCCCTATGCACCCCGGCTCATCGCTGCCGTTATGATGAGCCTCGTGATATCAGGGCTCAACGGGGCTATAGCCTGGCTCATCAAACCGGCCATGGATCTCGTCTTTATCGAGCGCAGGCATGAATTTCTCATTTATCTTCCCACTGGCGCCTTCGCCCTCTATGCCCTGCGGGGAGGGGCAGACGCAGTCCAGTCCTATCTCATGCAGACAGCGGCCTTTAAGATGGTTCGGGACCTGAGAAACGTCCTTTTCACCACCATCCTCGACATGCCGGCCTCGGAGATCGCCCGGAGGCGATCTGGCGACTTTGTCTCCCGCATCATCAATGATATCACCATCTTCTCCCGAATCCTCTCCGACAGCTCCAAAACCATACTCGTCCAGGTCCCGTCCATGATAGTACTTACGGGAGTTGCCATCTATCGGAGATGGGATCTGGCACTCCTGAGCTTTACTCTCCTTCCCTTCATCGCCCTTATAACCAGATTTCTGAGCAAGTACGCACGGAGAAAACGCCGCGAGGTCCAAGGAGTCCTCTCTGTCCTCACCCATCGAATCCAGGAGGCGGTCACCGGCATCAAGGTCGTCAAGATCTTCGGCATGCAGGGTGTCAAGTCCCACCAGTTCCAAAGGGAAAACCTTATCCACTACAGGAAAAGTGCCAGGCTCGTAAGGCTCAAGGAGATGAGCCAGTACGCCTCCGAGATCCTTGCCGGAATTGCCGTGGCCCTGATCCTCGGCTACGGAGGTCGCCTCGTCATCGCTGGGGAGATCACCTCAGGGGATTTCTTCTCCATCCTCACCGCCATCATCATGGCCTTCACACCCATGAAAAAGCTGGGGAGCTCCTATACAGCCCTTGTGGAGGCCCTCGGTGTCTTAGACCGGATAGAGGAGTTCTTTGCCATACCCATCGAACCCTCGGATGGAAAACGCGTACCGAAGCTCGTGGATGGAATCAGATTTGACAGGGTCTCCTTCCACTATCCAGGCCACATCGAGGACGTGCTCCGCGAGGTCACGTTCACCATCCCTCGGGGACGGATCACCGCGATTGTAGGCCAGAGCGGGGCAGGGAAGAGCACCCTCGCCGATCTCATCCCCCGCTTTCTCGACCCCACCTCGGGCCAGATCACCTGGAATGGCATCTCCCTGTCCGATCTTGACCTTTTAGAACTCCGACGATCCATCGCGGTCGTGAGCCAAGACATCATCCTCTTCAGCGACACGGTCCGGGAAAACATCTCGGCAGGCCGACCCGAGGCGACCTTTGAGGAGATTGAGAGGGCGGCACGTGCGGCCCAGGCCCACGACTTCATCCAAAAACTTCCTGATGGCTATGACACGGTCCTAACAGAACGTGGGCTCAATCTCTCCGGGGGCCAGCGGCAGAGGATCGCCATTGCACGGGCCATCCTCAAGGACCCAGAGCTCCTCATCCTCGACGAGGCCACGAGCGCCCTTGACACCGTCTCGGAAAAGGCCGTTCAGGAGGCACTATCCCGCGCAACGACCAACAGGACGACACTCGTTATTGCACACAGACTGAGCACCATCGTGGAAGCGGACCAGATCGTCGTCATGGACCGGGGACGCATCATCGCCACCGGGACCCATGAAGAACTCCTCGAACGGGATCCCATTTACCGCGAGATGTATGCCACATGGAAAGACAGGGAAGAAACACGCGTTTCGATCGCATCCTGA
- a CDS encoding glycosyltransferase family 9 protein → MERQGRNTRFDRILIVKPSAMGDVVMATMLIPAIASAFPFARISWLVDPAYATLLTPNPRIHEVIPWSKGEWEGHMKRGKVARLVRDVILFGKGLRGRRFDLAIDAQGLSRSRFLAWLSGATERIGIASREPGDFFMTHIVPRDRSDTRIGSEYREILAYLGIPSKDPRMDLYVDGLAEVRAQELLGTDDTSDRFAVLAPFTTRPQKHWIASRWVEVTRVLEAWGLGSVILGGPGDREEGERIRLEAGGRVVNLAGKARLAESVAIVAKSSIVIGVDTGLTHMGTAFERPTVAIFGSTCPYLDAGTRLTTVLTARLPCSPCRRRPTCNGSHPCMEAVTVDHVLSAAQELLSR, encoded by the coding sequence ATGGAAAGACAGGGAAGAAACACGCGTTTCGATCGCATCCTGATCGTCAAACCGAGCGCCATGGGGGACGTGGTCATGGCGACGATGCTCATACCGGCCATCGCATCCGCATTCCCTTTCGCCCGCATCTCCTGGCTCGTGGATCCTGCCTATGCCACCCTTCTCACTCCGAATCCACGAATCCACGAGGTGATCCCCTGGTCGAAAGGCGAGTGGGAAGGACACATGAAACGCGGAAAGGTCGCACGTCTCGTCCGTGATGTCATCCTTTTCGGAAAAGGCCTCCGAGGGCGCCGTTTCGACCTTGCCATTGATGCCCAGGGGCTCTCAAGAAGCCGGTTTCTCGCGTGGCTGAGCGGCGCTACCGAGCGCATCGGCATCGCATCCCGCGAACCAGGAGACTTTTTCATGACACATATCGTCCCCAGGGACCGATCCGACACGCGCATCGGGTCCGAATATCGTGAGATCCTCGCATACCTCGGGATCCCATCAAAAGATCCTCGCATGGATCTTTATGTGGATGGCCTGGCCGAAGTACGGGCACAGGAACTCCTTGGGACAGACGACACATCTGATCGTTTCGCCGTCCTCGCCCCCTTCACGACCCGGCCCCAGAAGCACTGGATCGCCAGTCGTTGGGTCGAGGTAACCCGTGTCCTCGAAGCATGGGGACTCGGATCCGTCATCCTGGGAGGCCCCGGAGACCGTGAGGAGGGAGAAAGGATCCGATTGGAGGCGGGCGGCAGGGTCGTCAACCTCGCCGGAAAGGCGCGACTTGCCGAAAGTGTGGCTATCGTCGCCAAATCCTCCATCGTGATCGGCGTGGATACAGGGCTCACACACATGGGGACGGCCTTCGAAAGACCCACCGTCGCCATCTTTGGTTCCACCTGTCCGTACCTGGACGCTGGCACCCGGCTAACGACCGTCCTTACTGCCCGTCTCCCCTGCTCTCCATGCAGAAGGCGCCCCACGTGCAACGGAAGCCACCCCTGCATGGAGGCCGTTACCGTGGACCATGTCTTGTCCGCGGCGCAAGAACTCCTTTCCCGTTAG
- a CDS encoding glycosyltransferase, protein MRILHIEAGRHLYGGALQVLYLLTGLSSRGIQSHLVAPRKSAIAEQARGVADKVHEIPIHGELDPLLPIRLYSILRQDRPDLVHVHSRRGVDLWGGLAARSLGIPAVVTRRVDNPERPILARAKYRLYERVITISEGIRHVVLAAGVPASKVICVRSALAGDWGGPCERKWFRDAFSIRDGELAIGTIAQFIPRKGHHILLKAAKRILDHFPDTVFLFLGKGPLAKEIKETSMALGFGDRIRFLGFRNDLSRILPCLDLVVHPALMEGLGVSLIQAAACGVPIVATRVGGIPEIVRDGDNGILVPPGDSVALEEAVIRLLEDRSARQRLGHHGRLLVEKEFGLDHMVEGNLRIYREILATNRRKVC, encoded by the coding sequence ATGCGCATCCTCCATATCGAGGCGGGAAGACACCTGTACGGCGGCGCGCTCCAGGTCCTTTATCTCCTAACGGGTCTTTCCAGCCGAGGGATCCAATCCCATCTCGTCGCTCCTCGGAAAAGCGCCATCGCCGAGCAGGCTCGTGGCGTGGCAGACAAGGTCCATGAGATCCCCATCCATGGGGAACTGGATCCCTTGCTTCCCATCCGCCTCTATTCCATACTGCGACAGGATCGGCCGGATCTGGTCCATGTCCACAGCAGAAGGGGAGTGGATCTCTGGGGTGGATTGGCGGCACGGAGCCTGGGTATCCCGGCCGTTGTCACCCGCCGTGTGGATAACCCGGAGCGACCCATCCTGGCCCGCGCAAAATACAGACTCTATGAAAGGGTCATCACCATATCCGAAGGGATCCGTCACGTGGTCCTCGCAGCCGGTGTCCCGGCCTCGAAGGTCATCTGTGTGAGAAGCGCCCTTGCTGGGGATTGGGGAGGTCCATGTGAACGAAAGTGGTTCCGGGATGCCTTTTCCATTCGGGACGGAGAGCTGGCGATCGGAACCATAGCCCAGTTTATCCCGAGAAAGGGACATCACATACTTCTGAAGGCCGCAAAAAGGATACTCGATCACTTTCCGGACACCGTCTTTCTCTTCTTGGGAAAAGGTCCTCTTGCAAAGGAAATCAAAGAGACATCCATGGCCTTGGGGTTCGGAGACCGAATCCGTTTCCTGGGATTCCGAAACGACCTTTCCCGCATCCTTCCCTGCCTTGACCTCGTGGTCCACCCCGCCCTTATGGAAGGGCTCGGTGTCTCTCTCATCCAGGCGGCTGCGTGCGGGGTGCCGATTGTCGCGACCCGTGTAGGTGGGATTCCCGAGATCGTCAGGGATGGAGACAACGGGATCCTTGTACCGCCGGGAGACTCGGTCGCCCTTGAAGAGGCGGTGATACGCCTGCTCGAGGACAGGTCGGCCAGGCAGAGGCTTGGACACCACGGGCGTCTCCTCGTCGAGAAAGAATTCGGCCTCGACCATATGGTCGAAGGGAATCTCCGGATCTATCGGGAGATTCTCGCAACAAACAGGAGAAAAGTCTGCTAA
- a CDS encoding 1-acyl-sn-glycerol-3-phosphate acyltransferase, protein MRRLAFPIISTVSFCLLAPVAIILSLLTGSGDFAHRIGRIWAAIVLWSAGVRLTVEGKENIPRDLPVVFACNHASQLDIPVLYRAIPIQFRFLVKKELFRIPLLGLAMRKTGYISVDRSGGREALKSLQEAASRISSGTSVVVFPEGTRSSHGRLGPFKPGATVVAIKAGCPVVPVAIIGSWKVLPKGRIFAMPGPIHVRIGYPIPTSDSNGRKRSKEDLTREVWGILDSLMKG, encoded by the coding sequence ATGCGCAGGCTGGCATTTCCTATCATTTCCACCGTTTCGTTTTGTCTGCTTGCCCCGGTAGCCATAATTTTATCCCTGCTTACAGGATCAGGGGATTTTGCCCATAGAATTGGTCGGATATGGGCCGCTATCGTCCTTTGGTCTGCAGGAGTCCGTCTCACCGTTGAGGGAAAGGAGAATATTCCCCGGGATCTCCCTGTGGTCTTTGCGTGCAATCACGCAAGCCAGCTGGATATCCCTGTTCTCTATCGTGCCATTCCCATCCAGTTCCGTTTTCTCGTCAAGAAAGAGCTCTTCCGGATACCCCTCCTAGGGCTTGCCATGCGCAAGACGGGCTACATCTCCGTTGACAGGTCTGGAGGCCGGGAGGCCCTTAAAAGCCTTCAGGAGGCTGCAAGCAGGATCTCTTCCGGGACTTCTGTCGTCGTTTTCCCTGAGGGTACAAGAAGTTCGCATGGACGGCTCGGTCCCTTCAAGCCTGGCGCCACGGTGGTGGCCATAAAGGCCGGATGCCCTGTAGTTCCGGTGGCCATCATCGGGAGCTGGAAAGTACTTCCCAAAGGCAGGATATTTGCCATGCCTGGGCCCATTCATGTGAGGATCGGTTACCCTATTCCAACTTCGGATTCCAACGGCAGGAAGCGGTCAAAGGAGGACCTTACCCGCGAGGTCTGGGGCATTCTCGATTCCCTAATGAAGGGCTGA